The Vicugna pacos unplaced genomic scaffold, VicPac4 scaffold_300, whole genome shotgun sequence genome includes a region encoding these proteins:
- the LOC140695534 gene encoding heat shock transcription factor, Y-linked-like, with product MARSDQFKSILWDDNGTSIVIDEIVFKKEVLERKAPIRIFETGSMNSLVRQLNLYVFSKVQQNFQRSACLADFLEEEKEVSVSSKLQIYHNPNFKRDCHQLLVRIKRRVGIKNASLVSSLPQDINKKLFKGGGNIDITTYLPMKVVSKLQPGSNPRFPVPVTSDTSATSLSRPTHQTSSVYESHPNYN from the exons atggctcggagtgaccaatttaaatccatcttgtgggatgataatggaacttccatagtgattgatgaaattgtctttaagaaggaagttttggaaagaaaggcccctatcagaatatttgaaactggaagtatgaacagtttagttagacagcttaacctttatgtgtttagtaaagtgcagcagaattttcaaagatctgcttgtctagctgactttctggaagaagaaaaagaagtctctgtttcaagcaag CTGCAgatctaccataatccaaattttaaaagagactgtcaccagcttttagtgagaattaaaagaagagttgggattaaaaatgcctctctggtatcttcattgcctCAAGATATCAACAAGAAGCTctttaaaggagggggtaatattg atatcacaacatatctgccaatgaaggtcgtttctaaacttcaaccagggagcaacccacggtttccagtgccagtgacatctgatacatcagctacctctctttcaaggccaactcatcagacatcttcagtttatgaaagtcatcctaattacaactga